A window of Mycolicibacterium madagascariense genomic DNA:
ACGACTTCGCCGCCTTGTCGGTCACCAGGTGGACCGGCGCGGAACCCAGGAGAGCACCGAAGCGGTCGTGTGCCGACTCGGTCGCGAAGACGTCGGTCACCAGGCCGCGCCGCAGCGCCGCCTCGACGAGGTTGGGCCCCTCGGCGAGAAAGAGCCCGGTACGTCGTCGGCCCGTGGGGCGCAACAGCTTGGCTGCTGCGACCACACGGGCCGAACGTTCGGTCAGGACCTCGGAGCTCAGGCGGCCTCGCCTGCCGGGGCGTTCACGTCGGCGGGCAGAGCAGCCTTCGCGACCTCGACGAGTGCGGTGAACGCCGCCGGATCGCTGATGGCGATCTCGGACAGGTTCTTGCGGTCGACCTCGACGCCGGCGAGCTTGAGCCCTTGGATTAGCCGGTTGTAGGTGATGCCGTTGGCCCGGCCCGCGGCGTTGATCCGCGAGATCCACAGCTTGCGGAAGTCACCCTTGCGGGCCTTGCGGTCTCGGTAGGCGTAGGTCAACGAATGGAGCTGCTGCTCCTTCGCCTTGCGGTAGAGCCGGGACCGCTGGCCGCGGTAGCCCTTCGAAGCCTTCAGTACGGTACGCCGCTTCTTCTGGGCGTTGAGTGCGCGCTTCACGCGTGCCATGGGGGTGTTCCTCTTCTCGTGCGGTCAGGTGGGGCCGGTGAGGGCGTGTCGGTCAGCCGTTGAGCATCTTGTTGATGCGCTTGGTGTCGTTCTCCGCCACCACGGTGCGGCCGTCGAGCCTGCGGGTGCGCTTGGTCGCCTTGTGCTCGAGGAGGTGACGACGACCAGCCTTCTGGCGCACGATCTTTCCGGTTCCAGTGCGGCGGAAGCGCTTCGACGCGCCGCTATGGGTCTTGGCCTTGGGCATGTGTCCTCAGTTCTCGTGGTGGATCAGTTCTGCGATGGATCTGCGGGTGGTTCGCTCGCCGGAGCCGCCGCGGGGGCGGGTGCCGCGCGCTGCGCCTGGGGCGCCGCAGCGTCGTGCGCCGCCCTGGCCTTGGTCTTGGCTCCGCGGTGGGGTGCCAGCACCATCGTCATGTTGCGACCGTCCTGCTTGGCGGACGTCTCGACGAAGCCGTAGTCGGCGACGTCGGCGCCCAGCCGCTGCAGGAGGCGGTAGCCCAACTCGGGTCGCGACTGCTCGCGCCCGCGGAACATGATGGTCACCTTGACCTTCGACCCCGCCTCGAGGAAGCGGACGACGTGACCCTTCTTGGTCTCGTAGTCGTGGTCGTCGATCTTGGGTCGCAGCTTCTGTTCCTTGACGACGGTCTGCTGCTGGTTCTTGCGAGACTCGCGCTCCTTGAGTGCCGTCTCGTACTTGAACTTGCCGTAGTCCATGATCTTGCAGACCGGGGGCTTGGCGTTCGGAGCAACTTCGACGAGGTCGAGATCGGCATCCGCGGCGACGCGGAGTGCATCGTCGATGCGCACTATGCCTACCTGCTCACCATTCGGTCCGATCAAGCGGACTTCAGGTACACGTATGCGCTCGTTGATGCGGGTCTCAGTGCTGATGGGGCCTCCTATGTAGTCTTGGCGGGGCCCACGCCATCAGCGCCCTGCTCCACAGAGCAGAAAGGCCCTGCACGTGCAGGGCCCGATGCCGACCGATCACGACTCACGTCGCCTGCGCGAATACGCAGAACAGACACGTTTCGTGTCTGTGACCGGACCGTTCGACCGAGGTGGTCGACGGTGGGAGCGGGACTCCACTTGCTGTCCTGGCGTACGCCGGGACGGTCGCGCGTGCCAGTCTAGCAGGCATGACCGAGGTTCCTAACATTCGCGAGCTGGCCGAAATTCCCGCCGTCGAGGTCATCACCAGGGCCGCGGTGATGCTGATGAGCGCCGCCGCCGAGAAGCTGGGCCTCTCGGCGGAGGATCCCGAGGACTCTCCGCATCGCGACCTCGACGAGGCCCGCCGGTTGATCACGGCGCTGGCCGGCCTGGTGAAGGCCTCCGCGGAGTACCTGGGTCCGCACGCCGGACCCGTGCGCGACGGGCTGAAGCAATTGCAGCTCGCGTTCCGCGAGGCCTCGGCGTTCCCCGACGAGCCCGGCCAGGGGCCCGGCGAGAAGTACACCGGCCCGGTCTGGTAGCTGTACGACGCGTGTCCGCTGCTGGGAGGCACTCTCAACCATTTCGCGGCGGAAGCGAATATCCTCGCGGCCTATGACGCTGACTACCCCGAAGCAGCATCGATCGTCGACTCTGCACTGGGTCCCCGCCGCTGCCGGCTGGAGCGTCGGCGTCATCGCGACGCTTTCGCTGATCGCCAGCATCTCCCCGCTGGTGCGGTGGCTCATCAAGGTCCCGCGGGAGTGGGTCAACGACTACATCTTCAACTTCCCCGACACCAGCTTCGCCTGGGCGTTCGTGCTCGCCCTGCTCGCCGCGGCGCTGGCGGCCCGCAAGAGCGTCGCGTGGTGGATCCTGGTGCTGTACATGGTCGCGGCGATCGGCTGGAACGTCGGCGACATCTCGACCGGTCCCGCATCGGTCATGGAGGACGTCGGCGAATCCATCGGCCTGGGCTTCCACGTCCTGGCGATCGCCCTGCTGGTGTTCGCCCGCAAGGAGTTCTGGGCGCGGGTGCGCCGCGGCGCGCTGATCAAGGCCGCCGCGACGCTGGCGATCGGCATGACGGTCGGCATCCTCGTCGGGTGGGGCCTGCTCGAGATGTTCCCCGGATCGCTGGACCACGACGAGCGGCTCCCCTACGCCGCCAACCGCGTGGTCGTGTTCGCCGGTCTGGACGCCGACGCCTTCGACGGTCACCATCCGCACGTCTTCGTCAACGCACTGCTCGGACTCTTCGGGGCGCTGGCCCTCATGGTCGCGGCGATCGTGCTGTTCCAGTCGCAGCGGGCCGAGAACGCGCTCACCGGCGAGGACGAGTCCGCCATCCGCGGTCTGCTCGAGCTGTGGGGCAAGAACGACTCCCTCGGCTACTTCGCGACCCGTCGGGACAAGTCGGTCGTATTCGCCCCCAACGGGCGGGCCGCCATCACCTACCGCGTCGAGGTCGGCGTCTGCCTCGCCAGCGGAGACCCGCTGGGCGACCCGCGCGCGTGGCCCGCCGCGATCGGCGCCTGGCTGACCCTGTGCCAGTCCTACGGCTGGGCCCCCGGCGTGATGGGCGCAAGCGCCTCGGCCGCGCAGGCCTTTCGCGAGGCCGGGCTCAACGCCCTCGAACTCGGCGACGAGGCCATCCTGTACCCGGACCGGTTCAAGCTGTCCGGGCCCGACATGAAGCCCGTGCGCCAGGCCGTCACCCGCGCGCGACGCGCCGGATTGACGGTGCGCATCCGCCGCCACCGCGACCTGTCCCCCGAGGAGATGGCGCTGGCGATCCGGCGGGCCGACGACTGGCGCGACACCGAGACCGAACGCGGATTCTCGATGGCCCTCGGGCGGCTCGGCGATCCGGCCGACGGCGACTGCATGCTGGTCGAGGCGGTCGACCAGAGCGACACCGTCGTGGCCATGCTGTCGCTGGTGCCGTGGGGCACCAATGGCGCGTCGCTGGACCTCATGCGTCGTTCTCCCCACTCCCCCAACGGCACCAACGAACTGATGGTCAGCGAGCTCTGCCTGCAGGGCGAGGACATCGGCATCACGCGAATCTCGTTGAACTTCGCCATGTTTCGGTCGGCCTTCGAGGAAGGTGCACAACTCGGCGCGGGTCCGGTCGCGCGGCTGTGGCGGGCACTGCTGGTGTTCTTCTCGCGGTGGTGGCAGTTGGAGACGCTGTACCGCTCCAACATGAAGTACATGCCCGAGTGGGTGCCGCGCTTCGCGTGCTACGAGGACGCCCGCCTCATTCCGAGGGTCGGCATCGCCTCGGTGATCGCCGAGGGCTTCCTGGTGCTGCCGTTCAGTCGCCGCAACAAGCAGGACAGCGGACAGCACACGGGGCAACACATCTCGGCCCCCGCGACCCTGGTCAGCTCCGGCCGACTGCAGCACGACGGGAGCGCCCCCGACCTCACCGGGCTCGAACTCGACAGTCCCCGCGAAGACGTCGTGCAGCGGCTGCCCGAGCAGGTCAGGGTCCGGATGGCGAAGCTGAAGAACCTGCAGGACAAGGGAATCGACGCCTACCCCGTCGGCAAGGCCCCCAGTCACACCGTCGCCCAGGCATTGTCGACCACCGGTGACACCGTGACCGTCGCGGGCCGGGTGCTCCGCCTGCGCGACTACGGCTCGGTGCTCTTCGCCGATCTGCGTGACTGGTCGGCCGAAGTGCAACTCCTGTTCGACAATTCGCGGCTGCGCGACGGCAGCGCCGCCGACGTCACGAAGGCCGTCGATCTCGGCGACCTCGTCGAGGTCACCGGCACCATGGGCACCAGCAAGTCCGGCACCCCCTCGCTGCTGGTGGACGACTGGCGCCTGATCGGCAAGTGCCTGCGCCCGCTGCCCGACAAGTGGAAGGGGCTGACCGACCAGGAGGCACGGGTCCGCACCCGCTACGTCGACCTGGCCATCAACACCGAGTCCCGCGACCTCATCCGAGCACGCAGCCAGGTGCTGCACTCCATTCGAGAGACGTTGTTCGCCAAGGACTTCCTCGAAGTCGAGACGCCGATCCTGCAGCAGATCCACGGGGGCGCCAACGCACGCCCGTTCGTCACCCACATCAACGCCTACGACCTCGCCCTGTATCTGCGGATCGCACCCGAGCTGTACCTCAAGCGGCTGTGCGTGGGCGGTGTCGAGAGGGTCTTCGAACTCGGCCGGGCGTTCCGCAACGAAGGCGTGGACTTCAGCCACAACCCCGAGTTCACGCTCCTGGAGGCCTACCAGGCGCACGCCGACTACAACGTGTGGATCGACGGCTGCCGTGAGCTCATCCAGAATGCGGCGTTGGCCGCCAACGGATCTCACGTCGTGATGCGCCCCCGCGAGGACGGCACCCTCGAACCGGTCGACATCTCCGGTGCGTGGACGGTCAAGACCGTCCACGACGCGGTGTCCGAGGCGCTCGGCGAGCACGTCACCACCTCGACCGACCTGGCGACGCTGCGGCGCTACGCCGACGCGGCGCAGATCCCGTACCAGACGCACTGGGACGAGGGCGCGGTCGTCCTGGAGATGTACGAGCACCTCGTCGAGGACCGCACCGAGAATCCCACGTTCTACAAGGACTTCCCCATCTCCGTCTCGCCCCTGACCCGTCCGCACCGCAGCCTGCCGGGGGTGGCCGAGAGGTGGGATCTGGTGGCGTGGGGCGTCGAGCTGGGGACCGCCTACAGCGAGCTGACCGACCCCGTGGAGCAGCGCCGCCGACTCCAGGAGCAGTCGCTGCTGGCGGCCGGTGGTGACCCCGAGGCGATGGAACTCGACGAGGACTTCCTGCAAGCCATGGAGTATGCGATGCCGCCCACCGGTGGCCTCGGCATGGGCGTCGACCGCGTCGTCATGCTGATCACCGGTCGCAGCATCCGCGAGACGCTGCCGTTCCCCCTGGCGAAGCCGCGTTAAGGGCAAGTTCACAGCCTTCTCCCAGCCACCGCGTCCACCATGTCGTCGTGGAGTCGTGGTGGGACGCCGGAGACCTTCGGCAACAGCATCTCTCGCTGATGCACGGATGGCTGCCGTGGACGGTCCAGATCGTCACGGCCGTCGTCCTCGTGGTCGCCATCGGTTGGCGGACCCGCCGGTGGCGCCTGCTGTGGCTGCCGATCGCCCTCCTCGCGGGCGGTGCGCTGGCGGCCGGATCGGCATGGTTCATCGACTCGCAGGGTCTCGCCGACGACCCGGCTCCCACCATGCTGTGGGTGTGGCTCGTCGTGACCGGCGCGGCCGCCGTGGTCTTCGTCGTGGGGTGGCGCAGTGCCGCGTGGTGGCGCAGGGCGGTGTCGGCGGTCGGCGTGCCGCTGTGCCTGCTGTGCGCGGCACTGGCGGTCAACCTGTGGGTCGGCTACTTCCCCACCGTCGACACCGTCTGGACTCAGGTGACTGCGGGACCGCTGCCCGACCAGACCGATCGCACCGTGGTCACCGCGATGCAGACCAAGCATCAGATCCCTGCCAAGGGTGTCGTAGTCCCGGTCGACATCGGTTCGGCTGCTTCGGGTTTCAAGCACCGCGGTGAATTCGTCTACCTGCCGCCGGCCTGGTTCGCGACCAACCCGGCGCCCCACCTGCCGACGCTGATGATGATCGGCGGCGAGTTCAACACCCCGGCCGACTGGATTCGCATCGGCAACGCGGTCACCACCGCCGACGACTTCGCCGCGGCCAACCGCGGCAACGCCCCCGTCATGGTGTTCGTCGATTCCGGCGGCGCCTTCAACAACGACACCGAATGCGTCAACGGACCCCGCGGCAATGCCGCCGACCACCTGACGAAGGACGTCGTGCCCTTCATGGAGCAGAACTTCGGCGTCAGCGGACTGCGCACCAACTGGGGCATCGTCGGATGGTCGATGGGCGGTACGTGCGCGCTGGATCTGGCCACCATGCACCCCGACGTGTTCAGCACGTTCGAGGACATCGCCGGTGATCGAGCCCCCAACTCGGGCACCAGGCAGCAGACCATCGCCCGGCTCTTCGGCGGGAACGCGACGGCCTACGCGGCGTTCGACCCGGCCAGCGTGATCGCCAAACACGGCCCCTACCAAGGGGTCTACGGATGGTTCGCTATCAACGGGTCCGGGCTGCCGACGGCGACGAACGCCCTCGCGCCGAACGGCACCGGGCTCGGGGGTCAGGACGTCGCCGACCGCGTCGGCGGGCAGTCCGCAGCGGCCTACTCGCTGTGCGGCCTCGGAGCGGCCGACGGCATCGCGTGCGCGGTCATGACGCAGCCGGGCAAGCACGATTGGCCGTTCGCCGAACGCGCGCTCGCCGCGGCGATGCCGTGGCTGGCCGGGCGGATCGGGACCCCCGGCGTTCCCGTCCTGGCGCTTCCCGCACCGCCGCCGGTGACCTCGCGCGTGCAGTAGCGGTGCACCACGTCGTCGAGATTGCGCTGACGGAACGGACGTGCGAGGAGGCGTTCGCGCCAATGCAATCTCGGCGCGGCGCGCTCGGCCGGGAGTAGCGTGGCAGCGTGGCCGAACCCGACGAGATCATCGACGCCGAGATCGCGCCGGATCCGCGTCCGGAGGCGCTGCCGGACACCGGCTACACGCCCGACGGCGTGCCGACGTTCGAGGCCGTCAGGGAGAAGATCGAGACCAGGGTCGGCACCGCGATCGGTGCGACGGAGTTGGCGTCGGAGACGCCCGAGGGCCGACTGGTACAGGAGCAGTACGACGCCCGCCAGCGCGCGGCGGCCGAGCGCCTCGCGCAGATCCGGGCGTCGATGCGCGACGACTCCTAGCAGTGCGCGCGTTCACCGACCAGGAGCGGCGCGATCGTCTGGCCCGCCGCCACCTGCTGGCCGAGCCTGGCAGCGGTTCGATCCGCGAGGTCAGTGGTTCCTTCGTCGGGCTGCACGCCACCGACCCCGCCACGCCGTATCTGTCGCTGTGGGCCCGACTTTCAGATTTCCGGCGCGCCGACCTCGACGCGGCGCTCTACGTGGACAGGTCGGTGGTCAAGCACCTCGCCATGCGGCGCACGCTGTGGGCGTTCGACGCCGACGACCTGCCCGCGGTGCAGGCGGCGGCCAGTGACCGGGTCGCCGCGACCGAACGGGCGCGGTTGACCGCCGACGTGGTCAAGGCCGGCATCACGAGCGACGGCGAGGCCTGGCTAGACAAGGCCACCTCCGCTGTCGTCGCGCATCTCGACCGCCACGGCCCCACCAGCGCCAAGGAGCTGCGCGAGGCGCTACCCGAGCTGGCGGGCACCTATGATCCCGCACCCGGAAAGCCTTATGGCGGAGCCACTTCCATCTCCCCCAGGGTGCTCACGGTGCTGGCGGTACAGGGGCTCGTGGTCCGCGGCCCCAACGAGGGCGGGTGGACGTCGTCGCGCCCGAAGTGGTCCGCGACCGCGCAGTGGCTCGGCCCGGACACCGGTCCGCTCGATCCGGACACGGCAAGGGCCAGCGTGCTCCGGAACTGGCTGCGGACGTTCGGCCCGGCCACCCTCGAGGACGTGAAGTGGTGGTTCGGCAACACCCTGACGTGGGCGCGGGCGGGGCTGCGCGACGTCGGCGCGGTCGAGGTCGACATGGCGGGTACGCCCGGCTGGGTGCTGCCCGACGACCTGGGCCCGGAGCCCGCCTGCGACCGCTGGTGCGCCCTGCTTCCGGGGCTGGACGTGACGACCATGGGCTGGCAGCACCGCGACTGGTACCTCGGACCGCACCGGGCCCACGTCTTCGACCGCAACGGCAACGGCGGCCCGACCGCGTGGTGCGACGGCCGGATCGTCGGCGGGTGGACACAGGACGCCGACGGTCGCGTCGTGCTCCAACTCGTCGAGGAGCTCGACACCGCGGCGTCGAAGGCGTTGGCGCGCAAGGCAACCGAGCTCACCGACTGGCTCGACGGCACGCGGATCGCGGCCCGCTTCCCGTCACCGCTGTCGAAGCGCTAGCGCCTGGCGCTTCCGGCCCGCAGGCGACGACCCCCGGGCTAGGCGCGGCTGGTGATATCATCCGATATCACAGACAAGGAAGTGACGATGAGCGACCTCCTCATAAGGGATGTTCCCGACGATGTCTTGGCGGCTCTCGACAAGCACGCCGTCAGGCTCGGGCTATCCCGAACCGAATACGTCAGACGCCGACTGGCACAGGACGCGCACACGGCAACGGTGAACGTCACGACCGCCGACTGGCGGCGAATCGCCGATGACTTGGCCGATCTCGGCGACGCCGAGGTGATGGGCCAAGCCTGGCGATGAGCGAGACGCTGTGGCTCATCGACAAGTCTGCACTGGTGCGGTTGGCCGAGAGCGCCGACGTCGAGCGTTGGAACAATCGCGTCGAGCGCGGCCTCGTCCACATCAGCACGGTGACCCGGCTCGAGATCGGCTACTCGGCACGCAGCGGCCCCCTCGCCAGACGCAACTTTCGCGAACCACCGCTTTCCGCCATGCCGGTTCAATATCTCACTCCCGCAATCGAAGACCGCGCGCTCGAGGTTCAACTTCTGCTCGCTGACGTCGGCAAGCACCGCGCGCCCTCGATTCCAGACTTGCTGATCGCGGCCACCGCCGAATTGGCCGGTCTGACCGTGCTACACCTGGACAAGGACTTCGACGTCATCAGCGATCTCACGGGTCAAATGACAGAACGCCTTTGACCGACGCTCGTCCGATCGATTACCCGCTTCCGGCCCGCAGGCGACGACCCCCGGGCTAGGCGCTGACCTTGCGCCGCTTCTTGGCACGCACCGGCGACGGCAGCACCTCGGCCAGGAACTGGCCGGTGTAGCTCTCCGCCACGGCCGCCACGTCCTCGGGGGTGCCCGCCGCGACGACGGTGCCACCGCCGCCACCGCCCTCGGGGCCCATGTCGATGATCCAGTCCGAGGTCTTGATGACGTCGAGGTTGTGTTCAATGACGATGACGGTGTTGCCCTTGTCGACCAGACCGTTGATGACCTTCAACAGCTTGCGGATGTCCTCGAAGTGCAGGCCGGTGGTCGGCTCGTCGAGCACGTAGATGGTCCGCCCGGTCGACCGCTTCTGCAGCTCGGCGGCCAGCTTGACGCGCTGCGCCTCACCGCCGGACAGCGTCGGCGCGGGCTGGCCGAGTCGCACATAACCCAGGCCGACGTCGACGAGCGTCTTGAGGTACCGGTGGATCGACGTGATCGGTTCGAAGAACTCCGTCGCCTCCTCGATCGACATGTCGAGGACCTCGGAGATCGTCTTGCCCTTGTAGTGGACTTCGAGCGTCTCGCGGTTGTACCGGGCGCCGTGACACACCTCGCACGGCACGTAGACGTCGGGCAGGAAGTTCATCTCGATCTTGATGGTGCCGTCACCCGAGCACGCCTCGCAGCGACCGCCCTTGACGTTGAACGAGAATCGACCCGGCTGGTAGCCGCGCACCTTGGCCTCGGTGGTCGCCGCGAACAGCGTCCGGATCTTGTCGAAGACGCCGGTGTAGGTCGCCGGGTTGGACCGCGGCGTGCGGCCGATCGGCGACTGGTCGACGCGCACCAGCTTGTCGAGTTGGTCGAGGCCGTTGATGCGCGTGTGCCGACCGGGCACCTGCCGGGCGCCGTTGAGCTTGTTGGCCAGCACCGATGCGAGGATGTCGTTCACCAGCGTCGACTTGCCCGATCCCGACACGCCCGTCACCGAGGTCAGCACGCCGAGGGGGAATGCCACGTCGATCTCGCGCAGGTTGTTCTCCCGGGCCCCCACGACGGTGATCTGACGCTTGCGGTCGACGGGCCTGCGGATCGCCGGAACCTCGATGCTCTCCTTGCCGGAAAGGTAGGCGCCCGTGATGGAGTCGGGGTTGGTGAGCAGATCCTGATAGCTGCCGCTGTGCACGATGAGGCCACCGTGCTCGCCGGCGGCCGGGCCGATGTCGACCACCCAGTCGGCGTGCGCGATGGTGTCGAGGTCGTGTTCGACGACGATCAGCGTGTTGCCCAGGTCGCGCAGCCGCACCAGGGTGTCGATCAGGCGTCGGTTGTCGCGCTGGTGCAGGCCGATCGACGGCTCGTCCAGGACGTACAGCACCCCCGCGAGGCCCGAGCCGATCTGCGTGGCGAGCCGAATGCGCTGCGCCTCACCGCCGGACAGCGTGCCGGCCGCCCGCGACAGCGTCAGGTAGTCCAGCCCGACGTCGAGCAGGAAGCCCAGCCGCGACTGCACCTCCTTGAGCACCTGGCCCGCGATGGCGTGCTCGCGCGTCCCGAGGGTCAGCACGTTGAGGAACTTCGAGCAGTCCGCGATCGACAGGTCGCAGACCTCGGCGATCGACTTCGCGTCGTCCCCCGCCGACAGCGTCACGGCCAGGATCTCCGGCTTCAGCCGGGTGCCCTCGCAGACCGGGCACGGCACGTCGCGCATGAACCCGTCGTAGCGTTCCTTCATCTGCTCGGACTCGGTCTGTTCCATGCGGCGATGCAGGAACGCCATCACGCCTTCGAAATCGGCGTAGTACGAACGGGTTCGGCCGTACCGGTTCTTGTAGCGGACGTGCACCTGCTCGTCGCAGCCCTCGAGGATCGCCTTGCGCGCCTTGCTCGGGAGCTTGCGCCACGGGGTGTCGACGTCGAATCCCAGCGCCTGCCCGAGACCCTCGAGCATCCTGGTGAAGTAGTCGGCGTTGTGGCCCATCGACCACGGCGCGACGGCGCCCTCGGCGAGCGTCAGATCCGGATCCGGCACGACCAGATCGGGGTCGACCTCCTTGCGGATGCCGAGACCCGCGCACTCCGGGCAGGCGCCGTAGGGCGAGTTGAACGAGAACGACCGCGGCTCCAGGTCGTCCACGGCCAGCGGGTGACCGTTGGGGCAGGCGAGCTTCTCGGAGAATCGCTGTTCGCGGTGCGGTGCGCCCTCCTCCACGTCGACGAACTCGAGCACGACGATGCCGTCGGCAAGACCCAGCGCCGTCTCGACCGAGTCGGTGAGCCGCTGCTTGGACGTGGCCTTGACGCTCAGGCGGTCGACGACCACCTCGATGTCGTGCTTCTCCTGCTTCTTCAGCTTGGGCGGATCGGTGAGGGTGTGCACGACGCCGTCGACGCGGACGCGGCTGTACCCCTGCGTGTTCAGCTTCTCGAACAGGTCGACGAACTCGCCCTTGCGGGTCCGCACGACGGGCGCGAGGACCTGGAATCGCAGGCCCTCGTCCATCGCGAGCACCTGGTCCACGATCTGCTGGGGCGTCTGCTTGGCGATGCGCTCACCGCACACCGGACAGTGCGCGGTGCCGGCGCGCGCGTACAGCAGGCGCAGATAGTCGTACACCTCGGTGATGGTGCCGACCGTCGAGCGGGGGTTGCGGTTGGTCGACTTCTGGTCGATCGAGACTGCGGGCGACAGACCCTCGATGAAGTCGACGTCGGGCTTGTCCATCTGACCGAGGAACTGCCGCGCGTAGGCCGACAGCGATTCGACGTAGCGGCGCTGCCCCTCGGCGAAGATGGTGTCGAAGGCCAGCGACGACTTGCCGGACCCCGACAACCCGGTGAACACGATGAGCGCGTCACGCGGCAGGTCGAGGTCGACCCCCCGCAGATTGTGCTCGCGCGCACCCTTGACGATCAGGCGGTCAGCCAACTGATTCCTCGTCTTTCACATCAATCCCGCCGATTACATCCCGCAGGGAGCACTCCGAG
This region includes:
- the rplT gene encoding 50S ribosomal protein L20 gives rise to the protein MARVKRALNAQKKRRTVLKASKGYRGQRSRLYRKAKEQQLHSLTYAYRDRKARKGDFRKLWISRINAAGRANGITYNRLIQGLKLAGVEVDRKNLSEIAISDPAAFTALVEVAKAALPADVNAPAGEAA
- the rpmI gene encoding 50S ribosomal protein L35 — protein: MPKAKTHSGASKRFRRTGTGKIVRQKAGRRHLLEHKATKRTRRLDGRTVVAENDTKRINKMLNG
- the infC gene encoding translation initiation factor IF-3, with translation MSTETRINERIRVPEVRLIGPNGEQVGIVRIDDALRVAADADLDLVEVAPNAKPPVCKIMDYGKFKYETALKERESRKNQQQTVVKEQKLRPKIDDHDYETKKGHVVRFLEAGSKVKVTIMFRGREQSRPELGYRLLQRLGADVADYGFVETSAKQDGRNMTMVLAPHRGAKTKARAAHDAAAPQAQRAAPAPAAAPASEPPADPSQN
- a CDS encoding DUF1844 domain-containing protein, which translates into the protein MTEVPNIRELAEIPAVEVITRAAVMLMSAAAEKLGLSAEDPEDSPHRDLDEARRLITALAGLVKASAEYLGPHAGPVRDGLKQLQLAFREASAFPDEPGQGPGEKYTGPVW
- the lysX gene encoding bifunctional lysylphosphatidylglycerol synthetase/lysine--tRNA ligase LysX; this translates as MTLTTPKQHRSSTLHWVPAAAGWSVGVIATLSLIASISPLVRWLIKVPREWVNDYIFNFPDTSFAWAFVLALLAAALAARKSVAWWILVLYMVAAIGWNVGDISTGPASVMEDVGESIGLGFHVLAIALLVFARKEFWARVRRGALIKAAATLAIGMTVGILVGWGLLEMFPGSLDHDERLPYAANRVVVFAGLDADAFDGHHPHVFVNALLGLFGALALMVAAIVLFQSQRAENALTGEDESAIRGLLELWGKNDSLGYFATRRDKSVVFAPNGRAAITYRVEVGVCLASGDPLGDPRAWPAAIGAWLTLCQSYGWAPGVMGASASAAQAFREAGLNALELGDEAILYPDRFKLSGPDMKPVRQAVTRARRAGLTVRIRRHRDLSPEEMALAIRRADDWRDTETERGFSMALGRLGDPADGDCMLVEAVDQSDTVVAMLSLVPWGTNGASLDLMRRSPHSPNGTNELMVSELCLQGEDIGITRISLNFAMFRSAFEEGAQLGAGPVARLWRALLVFFSRWWQLETLYRSNMKYMPEWVPRFACYEDARLIPRVGIASVIAEGFLVLPFSRRNKQDSGQHTGQHISAPATLVSSGRLQHDGSAPDLTGLELDSPREDVVQRLPEQVRVRMAKLKNLQDKGIDAYPVGKAPSHTVAQALSTTGDTVTVAGRVLRLRDYGSVLFADLRDWSAEVQLLFDNSRLRDGSAADVTKAVDLGDLVEVTGTMGTSKSGTPSLLVDDWRLIGKCLRPLPDKWKGLTDQEARVRTRYVDLAINTESRDLIRARSQVLHSIRETLFAKDFLEVETPILQQIHGGANARPFVTHINAYDLALYLRIAPELYLKRLCVGGVERVFELGRAFRNEGVDFSHNPEFTLLEAYQAHADYNVWIDGCRELIQNAALAANGSHVVMRPREDGTLEPVDISGAWTVKTVHDAVSEALGEHVTTSTDLATLRRYADAAQIPYQTHWDEGAVVLEMYEHLVEDRTENPTFYKDFPISVSPLTRPHRSLPGVAERWDLVAWGVELGTAYSELTDPVEQRRRLQEQSLLAAGGDPEAMELDEDFLQAMEYAMPPTGGLGMGVDRVVMLITGRSIRETLPFPLAKPR
- a CDS encoding alpha/beta hydrolase yields the protein MHGWLPWTVQIVTAVVLVVAIGWRTRRWRLLWLPIALLAGGALAAGSAWFIDSQGLADDPAPTMLWVWLVVTGAAAVVFVVGWRSAAWWRRAVSAVGVPLCLLCAALAVNLWVGYFPTVDTVWTQVTAGPLPDQTDRTVVTAMQTKHQIPAKGVVVPVDIGSAASGFKHRGEFVYLPPAWFATNPAPHLPTLMMIGGEFNTPADWIRIGNAVTTADDFAAANRGNAPVMVFVDSGGAFNNDTECVNGPRGNAADHLTKDVVPFMEQNFGVSGLRTNWGIVGWSMGGTCALDLATMHPDVFSTFEDIAGDRAPNSGTRQQTIARLFGGNATAYAAFDPASVIAKHGPYQGVYGWFAINGSGLPTATNALAPNGTGLGGQDVADRVGGQSAAAYSLCGLGAADGIACAVMTQPGKHDWPFAERALAAAMPWLAGRIGTPGVPVLALPAPPPVTSRVQ
- a CDS encoding winged helix DNA-binding domain-containing protein, whose product is MRAFTDQERRDRLARRHLLAEPGSGSIREVSGSFVGLHATDPATPYLSLWARLSDFRRADLDAALYVDRSVVKHLAMRRTLWAFDADDLPAVQAAASDRVAATERARLTADVVKAGITSDGEAWLDKATSAVVAHLDRHGPTSAKELREALPELAGTYDPAPGKPYGGATSISPRVLTVLAVQGLVVRGPNEGGWTSSRPKWSATAQWLGPDTGPLDPDTARASVLRNWLRTFGPATLEDVKWWFGNTLTWARAGLRDVGAVEVDMAGTPGWVLPDDLGPEPACDRWCALLPGLDVTTMGWQHRDWYLGPHRAHVFDRNGNGGPTAWCDGRIVGGWTQDADGRVVLQLVEELDTAASKALARKATELTDWLDGTRIAARFPSPLSKR
- the vapB gene encoding type II toxin-antitoxin system VapB family antitoxin, which translates into the protein MSDLLIRDVPDDVLAALDKHAVRLGLSRTEYVRRRLAQDAHTATVNVTTADWRRIADDLADLGDAEVMGQAWR
- a CDS encoding PIN domain nuclease, with amino-acid sequence MSETLWLIDKSALVRLAESADVERWNNRVERGLVHISTVTRLEIGYSARSGPLARRNFREPPLSAMPVQYLTPAIEDRALEVQLLLADVGKHRAPSIPDLLIAATAELAGLTVLHLDKDFDVISDLTGQMTERL